In Quercus robur chromosome 11, dhQueRobu3.1, whole genome shotgun sequence, the following proteins share a genomic window:
- the LOC126705421 gene encoding protein RMD5 homolog, giving the protein MMELTTIKDAFERVTKKQKLSSSKSQEVIDQVGHEIEQALGKIQSADDPTSPVDQKSILTDLKLKLNALVPLHQLEGSQKELNLNLSKYPKLLEKFFNPDISKAYRNVDFDFHIVNQTVANHFYRQGLFDLGDSILNEAGEPEAIAIRSQFFEMHQILEAVRVGNLEPALKWACINREKLKQNGSNIELKLHRLQFVEILRRGSLADSLNYARAYLAPFATLHMEEIQKLMACLLFARRLDSSPYADMTSPTQWENLTEELTGQFCSLLEQSYESPLSVAIAAGVEGLPTLLKLANVMAAKKPEWQAMKQLPVPVELGKEFQFHSIFVCPVSRDQASDENPPMLLPCLHVLCKQSIMKLSKSGTRAFKCPYCPAEASVTQCKQLHF; this is encoded by the coding sequence ATGATGGAGCTAACTACCATCAAAGATGCATTTGAGCGTGTTACTAAAAAGCAAAAATTGTCTTCTTCTAAATCCCAAGAAGTTATTGACCAAGTTGGCCATGAAATTGAACAGGCGTTAGGAAAAATCCAGTCAGCTGATGACCCCACCTCTCCTGTTGATCAGAAGTCCATCCTCACAGATCTCAAACTCAAGCTCAATGCACTTGTCCCACTCCACCAATTAGAAGGGTCACAGAAGGAACTAAACTTAAACCTTAGCAAGTACCCAAAACTACTAGAGAAATTCTTCAATCCTGACATATCAAAGGCATACAGAAATGTTGATTTTGACTTCCACATTGTGAATCAGACTGTTGCAAACCATTTTTACCGGCAAGGCTTGTTTGATCTTGGAGATAGCATATTAAATGAGGCTGGAGAACCAGAGGCAATTGCAATAAGATCTCAATTCTTTGAAATGCATCAGATACTTGAAGCTGTGAGAGTTGGGAATCTTGAGCCTGCTCTGAAGTGGGCTTGTATCAATCGTGAGAAGCTCAAACAGAATGGTTCAAATATTGAGCTTAAACTTCATAGGCTGCAGTTTGTGGAGATTTTACGCAGAGGAAGCCTAGCTGATTCACTCAATTATGCCAGAGCTTACCTTGCTCCCTTTGCTACCCTCCACATGGAGGAGATCCAAAAGCTTATGGCTTGCCTCTTGTTTGCAAGAAGGCTTGACAGTTCCCCATATGCTGATATGACATCTCCAACCCAATGGGAGAATCTGACTGAAGAACTGACTGGGCAATTCTGCAGTCTCTTGGAGCAGTCCTATGAGAGCCCATTGAGTGTGGCAATAGCAGCTGGTGTTGAGGGGTTGCCTACTCTTTTAAAGTTGGCAAATGTAATGGCTGCTAAGAAGCCGGAGTGGCAAGCAATGAAACAGTTGCCAGTGCCAGTTGAATTGGGAAAGGAATTTCAGTTTCATTCAATATTTGTTTGTCCTGTGAGTAGGGATCAAGCTAGTGACGAGAATCCGCCAATGCTGCTTCCATGTTTGCATGTTCTTTGCAAGCAATCGATCATGAAGTTGTCAAAAAGTGGTACGAGGGCATTTAAGTGTCCATATTGTCCTGCAGAGGCTTCAGTTACACAGTGCAAGCAGTTGCATTTCTGA